A genomic region of Bombus pyrosoma isolate SC7728 linkage group LG6, ASM1482585v1, whole genome shotgun sequence contains the following coding sequences:
- the LOC122568727 gene encoding O-acyltransferase like protein-like isoform X1 — protein MEFIGNFLLCKFDILSYKPGSSTSFVGFWLLLLLSVGFGELTGAVDKPETVLLDFLSKPFAPSDGASEECLRDSAVYLKELSQYMPWALQMYDASVKIPLGVITGNYQQLGNYDECLQVKSKYGFTGKACSATVNFEIAKDNGKPRQPDMGDLLLNIAIASGYTKWKSGRSVNYRWMWCVPSSCNHTEIQEALELGLDPLKVEERVDMVIKVSCRTAEMDRPIFDVTDWVYISILTIFVVIIIASTSYDIAKQGHLSTLNQKDKRHVLLTSFSIYTNGKNLLKTDRHRDSIKCLDGLRYISICWIIYGHTHYIEVVGVKMNLSEIPQMHTNWANMLVLNANIITDTFFLISGVLMAYTALRKNEKNSQGYFDVIGLYLHRYLRLTPAYAMMIGFYATLFYKVGSGPYWDQWVGANRDYCQENWWINLLYLNNYINLSRICMSQSWYLATDMQLVWLSPIFLYPMLKFTRKIFFWLVFVLGLIISILIPFLITFSLKLSGTMLYYKDNTDVANVFIQIYTKVYSRYGSYIIGLALGYLLYQNRSRVVKIRYIYVIFGWLVAAVCGSFIFICPRWMYFDDYSYNELEASFYAGFHRQIFALSISWLIFCCVHGYGGFVGQFLSWKGWVPFSKLTYSAYLCHYVFLLVEAGSVRTPGIISTMAILRSFFSNLCLTVLLSALWTLCFEMPFMTLDHTFLSHHQSQSKSLNLNQGRIFGSIDSNKEIYRSTEESSATITQDCEGTFNQKSNKNSMYDQDLKSDDKDDKCPFIFVIKAEDNDSWAQLRNVHQNNGFDEDSDQPSKSRTTERMDCCYESIVNEEFIRKEGSRESDQATSS, from the exons ATGGAGTTCATCggtaattttctactttgtaAATTCGATATTCTCAGTTATAAACCGGGCTCCTCTACTTCGTTCGTTGGTTTTTGGCTTCTATTGTTATTGTCGGTCGGGTTTGGTGAGTTAACGGGAGCGGTTGATAAACCAGAAACGGTGTTGCTGGATTTTCTCTCAAAACCCTTCGCACCCTCCGATGGTGCATCAGAAGAGTGTCTCCGGGACAGCGCCGTTTACTTGAAGGAGCTCAGTCAGTACATGCCATGGGCTCTTCAGA TGTACGACGCCTCCGTGAAAATTCCACTGGGTGTAATCACGGGCAATTACCAGCAGTTAGGCAATTACGACGAGTGTCTACAAGTGAAAAGCAAATACGGATTCACCGGGAAGGCGTGCAGTGCCACGGTGAATTTCGAAATCGCCAAGGACAACGGTAAACCACGCCAGCCTGATATGGGTGATCTGCTTCTGAATATAGCCATCGCTTCG GGATATACGAAATGGAAATCAGGGCGTTCAGTGAACTACAGGTGGATGTGGTGCGTTCCATCGAGTTGCAACCACACAGAAATCCAGGAGGCGCTCGAGCTTGGCCTCGACCCTCTGAAGGTGGAGGAACGCGTGGATATGGTGATAAAGGTATCGTGTCGCACCGCAGAAATGGATCGGCCGATCTTCGACGTAACTGACTGGGTTTACAT ATCGATCCTGACGATATTCGTGGTAATCATAATTGCCAGCACGAGTTACGACATCGCTAAACAAGGCCATCTGAGTACATTGAACCAAAAAG ATAAAAGACATGTTCTTCTAACTTCGTTCTCCATCTACacaaatggaaaaaatttgttgaaaacaGACAGACACCGTGATTCGATCAAATGCCTTGATGGACTGCGCTATATCAGTATTTGTTGGATCATTTATGGTCACACTCATTATATAGAGGTGGTTGGTGTTAAAATGAACTTGAGCGAAATTCCACAg ATGCATACAAATTGGGCCAACATGTTAGTACTCAATGCAAATATCATCACCGACACGTTTTTCCTTATAAGTGGAGTTCTAATGGCATACACGGCCCtaagaaaaaacgagaaaaattcacAAGGCTATTTCGACGTAATTGGTCTCTATCTCCACCGTTATTTAAGATTAACTCCAGCATACGCTATGATGATCGGATTTTATGCTACCTTGTTTTACAAAGTTGGCTCAGGCCCTTATTGGGATCAATGGGTCGGAGCTAATAGAGATTATTGTCAAGAAAACTGGTGGATCAACCTGCTCtacttgaataattatatcaatcTATCTAGAATT TGCATGTCTCAGTCTTGGTATCTGGCGACCGATATGCAACTCGTCTGGCTGTCACCGATCTTCTTGTATCCTATGCTCAAGTTCACGCGAAAAATCTTCTTCTGGCTCGTTTTCGTGTTAGGCCTAATTATCTCCATTTTAATACCATTCCTAATAACATTCAGTCTCAAGCTTAGTGGAACTATGCTCTATTACAAGGA TAACACGGACGTGGCCAAtgttttcatacaaatttatacaaaagttTACAGCAGATACGGATCTTATATTATTGGTTTGGCTCTTGGTTACTTGTTGTATCAAAATCGATCAAGGGTTGTAAAGATTCGTTAT ATATACGTGATTTTCGGTTGGCTGGTAGCGGCAGTTTGCGGTTCATTCATATTCATATGTCCTCGGTGGATGTATTTCGATGACTACTCTTATAACGAATTAGAAGCGAGTTTTTATGCAGGTTTCCACAGACAAATTTTTgctctttctatttcttggCTCATCTTTTGCTGCGTTCATGGCTATGGTG GTTTTGTGGGTCAATTTCTGTCGTGGAAGGGTTGGGTTCCCTTCAGTAAGTTAACTTACAGCGCTTACCTGTGCCATTATGTATTTCTCTTAGTAGAAGCTGGATCAGTTCGAACTCCGGGCATAATTTCAACTATGGCAATT CTTCGCAGTTTCTTCAGCAACCTCTGCCTCACGGTGCTACTTTCTGCGCTTTGGACACTATGCTTCGAGATGCCTTTTATGACGTTAGATCATACCTTTCTTTCTCACCATCAAAGTCAATCAAAATCCTTGAACCTAAACCAAGGAAGAATATTCGGTTCTATCGATTCTAATAAAGAGATCTATCGTTCCACGGAAGAGTCTTCTGCTACAATTACGCAGGATTGTGAAGGCACCTTTAACCAAAAGTCCAATAAAAATAGCATGTATGATCAGGATTTAAAATCTGACGACAAAGATGACAAGTGTCCATTCATCTTTGTAATTAAAGCTGAAGACAACGATTCATGGGCACAGTTGAGAAATGTTCATCAAAATAATGGTTTTGACGAGGACTCGGATCAACCGTCGAAATCTAGAACAACGGAAAGAATGGATTGTTGTTACGAATCGATCGTAAACGAGGAGTTCATAAGGAAAGAAGGATCCAGGGAATCGGATCAGGCCACCAGTAGTTGA
- the LOC122568727 gene encoding nose resistant to fluoxetine protein 6-like isoform X2, whose product MGDLLLNIAIASGYTKWKSGRSVNYRWMWCVPSSCNHTEIQEALELGLDPLKVEERVDMVIKVSCRTAEMDRPIFDVTDWVYISILTIFVVIIIASTSYDIAKQGHLSTLNQKDKRHVLLTSFSIYTNGKNLLKTDRHRDSIKCLDGLRYISICWIIYGHTHYIEVVGVKMNLSEIPQMHTNWANMLVLNANIITDTFFLISGVLMAYTALRKNEKNSQGYFDVIGLYLHRYLRLTPAYAMMIGFYATLFYKVGSGPYWDQWVGANRDYCQENWWINLLYLNNYINLSRICMSQSWYLATDMQLVWLSPIFLYPMLKFTRKIFFWLVFVLGLIISILIPFLITFSLKLSGTMLYYKDNTDVANVFIQIYTKVYSRYGSYIIGLALGYLLYQNRSRVVKIRYIYVIFGWLVAAVCGSFIFICPRWMYFDDYSYNELEASFYAGFHRQIFALSISWLIFCCVHGYGGFVGQFLSWKGWVPFSKLTYSAYLCHYVFLLVEAGSVRTPGIISTMAILRSFFSNLCLTVLLSALWTLCFEMPFMTLDHTFLSHHQSQSKSLNLNQGRIFGSIDSNKEIYRSTEESSATITQDCEGTFNQKSNKNSMYDQDLKSDDKDDKCPFIFVIKAEDNDSWAQLRNVHQNNGFDEDSDQPSKSRTTERMDCCYESIVNEEFIRKEGSRESDQATSS is encoded by the exons ATGGGTGATCTGCTTCTGAATATAGCCATCGCTTCG GGATATACGAAATGGAAATCAGGGCGTTCAGTGAACTACAGGTGGATGTGGTGCGTTCCATCGAGTTGCAACCACACAGAAATCCAGGAGGCGCTCGAGCTTGGCCTCGACCCTCTGAAGGTGGAGGAACGCGTGGATATGGTGATAAAGGTATCGTGTCGCACCGCAGAAATGGATCGGCCGATCTTCGACGTAACTGACTGGGTTTACAT ATCGATCCTGACGATATTCGTGGTAATCATAATTGCCAGCACGAGTTACGACATCGCTAAACAAGGCCATCTGAGTACATTGAACCAAAAAG ATAAAAGACATGTTCTTCTAACTTCGTTCTCCATCTACacaaatggaaaaaatttgttgaaaacaGACAGACACCGTGATTCGATCAAATGCCTTGATGGACTGCGCTATATCAGTATTTGTTGGATCATTTATGGTCACACTCATTATATAGAGGTGGTTGGTGTTAAAATGAACTTGAGCGAAATTCCACAg ATGCATACAAATTGGGCCAACATGTTAGTACTCAATGCAAATATCATCACCGACACGTTTTTCCTTATAAGTGGAGTTCTAATGGCATACACGGCCCtaagaaaaaacgagaaaaattcacAAGGCTATTTCGACGTAATTGGTCTCTATCTCCACCGTTATTTAAGATTAACTCCAGCATACGCTATGATGATCGGATTTTATGCTACCTTGTTTTACAAAGTTGGCTCAGGCCCTTATTGGGATCAATGGGTCGGAGCTAATAGAGATTATTGTCAAGAAAACTGGTGGATCAACCTGCTCtacttgaataattatatcaatcTATCTAGAATT TGCATGTCTCAGTCTTGGTATCTGGCGACCGATATGCAACTCGTCTGGCTGTCACCGATCTTCTTGTATCCTATGCTCAAGTTCACGCGAAAAATCTTCTTCTGGCTCGTTTTCGTGTTAGGCCTAATTATCTCCATTTTAATACCATTCCTAATAACATTCAGTCTCAAGCTTAGTGGAACTATGCTCTATTACAAGGA TAACACGGACGTGGCCAAtgttttcatacaaatttatacaaaagttTACAGCAGATACGGATCTTATATTATTGGTTTGGCTCTTGGTTACTTGTTGTATCAAAATCGATCAAGGGTTGTAAAGATTCGTTAT ATATACGTGATTTTCGGTTGGCTGGTAGCGGCAGTTTGCGGTTCATTCATATTCATATGTCCTCGGTGGATGTATTTCGATGACTACTCTTATAACGAATTAGAAGCGAGTTTTTATGCAGGTTTCCACAGACAAATTTTTgctctttctatttcttggCTCATCTTTTGCTGCGTTCATGGCTATGGTG GTTTTGTGGGTCAATTTCTGTCGTGGAAGGGTTGGGTTCCCTTCAGTAAGTTAACTTACAGCGCTTACCTGTGCCATTATGTATTTCTCTTAGTAGAAGCTGGATCAGTTCGAACTCCGGGCATAATTTCAACTATGGCAATT CTTCGCAGTTTCTTCAGCAACCTCTGCCTCACGGTGCTACTTTCTGCGCTTTGGACACTATGCTTCGAGATGCCTTTTATGACGTTAGATCATACCTTTCTTTCTCACCATCAAAGTCAATCAAAATCCTTGAACCTAAACCAAGGAAGAATATTCGGTTCTATCGATTCTAATAAAGAGATCTATCGTTCCACGGAAGAGTCTTCTGCTACAATTACGCAGGATTGTGAAGGCACCTTTAACCAAAAGTCCAATAAAAATAGCATGTATGATCAGGATTTAAAATCTGACGACAAAGATGACAAGTGTCCATTCATCTTTGTAATTAAAGCTGAAGACAACGATTCATGGGCACAGTTGAGAAATGTTCATCAAAATAATGGTTTTGACGAGGACTCGGATCAACCGTCGAAATCTAGAACAACGGAAAGAATGGATTGTTGTTACGAATCGATCGTAAACGAGGAGTTCATAAGGAAAGAAGGATCCAGGGAATCGGATCAGGCCACCAGTAGTTGA
- the LOC122568733 gene encoding UMP-CMP kinase isoform X1: MTVVLSGGLRLFKMAAKQKFEVLFILGGPGAGKGTLCRYITKKYGYVHLSAGDLLREERMKPNSKYGELIENYIKDGKIVPVAITCSLLDNAMQTSNSPHKRFLIDGFPRNQDNVDGWNEAMSEKCVIKGVLFCECSKEVCTQRCLKRGAAGSGRSDDNEEVLVKRHETYITNTLPIIENFEKQNFVYKVNSMQSPDKVFEDAKEVLSKIGWL, from the exons ATGACCGTG GTACTTTCAGGAGGACTGCGGCTTTTCAAAATGGCTGCAAAACAGAAATTcgaagttttatttattttgggTGGTCCTGGTGCGGGTAAGGGAACATTGTGCAGGTACATCACTAAAAAATATGGTTATGTCCATTTGTCAGCTGGGGATCTGTTAAGAGAGGAACGTATGAAGCCGAATTCAAAGTACGGAGAACTTatcgaaaattatatcaaagatggaaaaattgtGCCAGTCGCAATTACTTGCAGTCTTCTAGACAATGCCATGCAAACCAGCAATAGTCCGCATAAAAGGTTCCTGATTGATGGTTTTCCAAGAAACCAGGACAATGTTGATGGTTGGAATGAG gCAATGTCagaaaaatgtgtaataaaaGGAGTATTGTTCTGTGAATGTAGTAAAGAAGTATGTACCCAAAGATGTTTAAAACGTGGTGCAGCAGGAAGTGGAAGGTCTGATGACAATGAGGAAGTTTTAGTCAAAAGACATGAAACTTACATCACAAATACGTTACCTATAATTGAGAATTTTGAGAAgcaaaattttgtatacaaaGTTAATAGTATGCAATCACCAGATAAAGTATTCGAAGATGCTAAAGAGGTTTTATCTAAAATAGGATGGTTATGA
- the LOC122568733 gene encoding UMP-CMP kinase isoform X2 — protein sequence MAAKQKFEVLFILGGPGAGKGTLCRYITKKYGYVHLSAGDLLREERMKPNSKYGELIENYIKDGKIVPVAITCSLLDNAMQTSNSPHKRFLIDGFPRNQDNVDGWNEAMSEKCVIKGVLFCECSKEVCTQRCLKRGAAGSGRSDDNEEVLVKRHETYITNTLPIIENFEKQNFVYKVNSMQSPDKVFEDAKEVLSKIGWL from the exons ATGGCTGCAAAACAGAAATTcgaagttttatttattttgggTGGTCCTGGTGCGGGTAAGGGAACATTGTGCAGGTACATCACTAAAAAATATGGTTATGTCCATTTGTCAGCTGGGGATCTGTTAAGAGAGGAACGTATGAAGCCGAATTCAAAGTACGGAGAACTTatcgaaaattatatcaaagatggaaaaattgtGCCAGTCGCAATTACTTGCAGTCTTCTAGACAATGCCATGCAAACCAGCAATAGTCCGCATAAAAGGTTCCTGATTGATGGTTTTCCAAGAAACCAGGACAATGTTGATGGTTGGAATGAG gCAATGTCagaaaaatgtgtaataaaaGGAGTATTGTTCTGTGAATGTAGTAAAGAAGTATGTACCCAAAGATGTTTAAAACGTGGTGCAGCAGGAAGTGGAAGGTCTGATGACAATGAGGAAGTTTTAGTCAAAAGACATGAAACTTACATCACAAATACGTTACCTATAATTGAGAATTTTGAGAAgcaaaattttgtatacaaaGTTAATAGTATGCAATCACCAGATAAAGTATTCGAAGATGCTAAAGAGGTTTTATCTAAAATAGGATGGTTATGA
- the LOC122568731 gene encoding 4-hydroxybenzoate polyprenyltransferase, mitochondrial, translating into MIMMRLYQQLFGRGKCLKFYLLFNQRKCVVNYLYSCNTVHTMSCMYDKHNYENDKTPMQQKLKSIKILSNMDDETTEFAKAANVQTEQKLTFAKLVNNSPPKIKPYLKLIRLDRPIGSWLLFWPCGWSIAMAAVPGALPDLQLLSLFGMGAFIMRGAGCIINDMWDQDIDGMVARTKDRPLVTREISPLQSLIFLGSQLTLGLLILLQLNLYSIILGASSLVLVIVYPVMKRVTYWPQLILGMTFNWGALLGWSAVHGSCNWSVCLPLYTAGICWTLLYDTIYAHQDKVDDVIVGIKSTALKFGNKTKLYLSGFSTIMITGLLASGILTAQTWPYYTAVGLVGTHVANQIYSLNINNPADCAKKFISNHRIGMILFAGIILGNLIKDTKCKEDDNVVQKSENEFTFIKEKQQ; encoded by the exons aTGATAATGATGCGATTGTATCAACAATTATTTGGACGTgggaaatgtttaaaattttatctgctatttaatcaaagaaaatgtgttgtaaACTACTTGTACTCTTGCAATACGGTTCATACCATGTCTTGCATGTATGATAaacataattatgaaaatgataaaacacCAATGCAACAGAAATTAAAGTCAATTAAGATCTTATCGAATATGGATGATGAAACAACAGAATTTGCTAAAGCAGCAAATGTTCAGACCGAACAAAAACTGACATTTGcaaaattagtaaataattctCCACCTAAAATAAAACCATACCTGAAACTCATAAGATTGGATAGACCAATAG GATCTTGGTTATTATTTTGGCCATGTGGTTGGAGTATAGCCATGGCAGCAGTACCAGGTGCCTTACCAGACCTTCaacttttatctctttttgGAATGGGTGCATTCATCATGCGTGGAGCAGGATGCATCATAAATGATATGTGGGATCAAGATATTGATGGGATG GTAGCCAGAACAAAAGATAGACCATTGGTTACTAGGGAAATTTCACCCCTACAATCATTGATTTTCCTTGGAAGCCAATTAACTTTGGGATTGCTTATATTGTTGCAACTAAAtctttatagtattatattggGTGCAAGCTCACTAG TCTTAGTAATAGTATATCCAGTTATGAAAAGAGTAACATATTGGCCACAATTGATCCTTGGTATGACTTTTAACTGGGGTGCTCTTTTGGGTTGGTCTGCAGTGCATGGTTCATGTAATTGGTCTGTATGCTTGCCACTTTATACTGCTGGAATTTGTTGGACCCTTTTGTATGACACTATATATGCACATCAG gaTAAAGTGGATGATGTTATAGTAGGCATAAAATCAACAGCTTTAAAGTTCGGAAATAAGACTAAACTTTATTTATCTGGATTCAGCACAATCATGATAACAGGGTTACTTGCATCAGGTATATTAACTGCACAAACTTGGCCATATTACACAGCAGTAGGATTAGTTGGTACACATGTTGCTAATCAG aTTTATAGTTTGAATATCAACAACCCTGCAGACTGTGCCAAAAAATTCATCTCTAATCACAGGATAGGAATGATTCTCTTTGCAGGAATTATTTTAGGGAATCTCATAAAAGATACTAAATGTAAAGAAGATGACAATGTCGTACAAAAATCAGAAAAcgaatttacttttatcaaaGAAAAGCAACAGTAG
- the LOC122568732 gene encoding protein Abitram, which produces MMNINSDNNEPVEKRIKSNDIENDSFSVLEDESNTDKHSECQKMVDLIDNEDESILLTNKDDDDDDSLFPFPPDNDVTEMLEGVKYHGSFPTITDRYFTAYYKLDVQSPADDICILMHSNRICMLTLARSHAILQDDKHIIKVDFKVSNKLDRVQNKVSGKSKHGAQPLQMNSNICIITCSNKKTYVIKCCIIGKLVEVNEALIQNPKLLLEPPHRAGYLAIVLPNIKLLDKMKESLLTQEQYDLKMLERQGTTNHLEISEICTSNTLLKNDLKIINKKI; this is translated from the coding sequence atgatgaATATTAACTCAGATAACAATGAACCagtagaaaaaagaattaaatctAATGATATAGAAAATGATTCATTCAGTGTTTTAGAGGATGAAAGCAACACAGATAAACATTCTGAATGTCAAAAAATGGTGGATTTAATAGATAATGAAGATGAAAGTATTTTACTAACAAATaaagatgatgatgatgatgatagtttatttccatttcctcCTGACAATGATGTTACAGAGATGTTGGAAGGAGTAAAATATCATGGATCATTTCCTACAATTACAGATCGATATTTTACTGcttattataaattagatgTACAAAGTCCCGCAGATgacatttgtattttaatgcATAGTAACCGAATTTGCATGCTTACTCTTGCTCGAAGTCATGCAATTCTTCAAGATgataaacatataataaaagtagaCTTCAAAGTTAGCAATAAATTAGATAGAGTTCAGAATAAAGTTTCTGGTAAAAGTAAACATGGTGCTCAACCTTTACAAATGAATTctaatatttgcataattacttgttcaaataagaaaacgtatgttataaaatgttgtataaTTGGCAAATTGGTAGAAGTAAATGAAGCACTAATACAAAATCCTAAGCTCTTGTTAGAACCTCCACATAGAGCAGGCTACTTAGCTATAGTACTGccaaatataaaacttttagaCAAAATGAAAGAATCCTTATTAACTCAAGAACAATATGACTTGAAGATGCTAGAGCGACAAGGCACTACAAATCACTTggaaatatcagaaatatgCACATcaaatactttattaaaaaatgacctaaaaataataaataagaaaatttaa